A section of the Nyctibius grandis isolate bNycGra1 chromosome 30, bNycGra1.pri, whole genome shotgun sequence genome encodes:
- the MSS51 gene encoding putative protein MSS51 homolog, mitochondrial — protein MAGGRRRGGGRHRGPRQHPGTHEPAPSPAPLSPTAAVARQNAGAAPKTGHPKKPVDSPVARGPDVDSLGFQAMDRNVPGLSHVILQKLNMKSYEDYKSAMDGRKSGSDFGIRTYFDMFQKMEDTFKFCAECKKLPDALPDPKSLRRCKRCQNVYYCGVACQRANWPLHKKFCKKLKLVALDRLVEWLVFTGDIPFPTETWTRPAWAVEGWDDWFSMQERLEEKLGAILAGRYMTLLWANAGKPRPEDGELRESVRRLVTDFHSRPLTIGLGLRLFGVDPLAKALTVHVVGASHVETLNTRLTDYDELTQMFPGHRGVEVVMVGVDVVDGPIMRPPLATPAPRGRVYLSSYKGLYHDFWESHVETKLAARPDLVVGFHPGFHACPDLLAGWLPTLLLLRDYRLPALFTVYSEQELKASLQLLVELELHIMGYASNPFASLRPEQVYSSPNKAPVYCSSHYIALLGPAAAAVPGAEELEDGDGWQGGEPSATGTAGGIAPGLG, from the exons ATGGCGGGTGGgaggcggcgcgggggcgggcgACACAGGGGACCCCggcagcacccagggacccACGAACCGGCCCCCTCACCCGCACCCCTCTCACCCACGGCCGCCGTGGCTCGGCAAAATGCAGGCGCTGCCCCCAAAACCGGCCACCCCAAGAAGCCCGTGGACTCACCGGTGGCAAGGGGACCCGACGTGGACTCGCTGGGCTTCCAGGCCATGGACCGCAACGTGCCGGGGCTGTCCCACGTCATCCTCCAGAAGCTCAACATGAAGAGCTACGAGGACTACAA GTCTGCCATGGACGGGAGGAAGAGCGGCAGCGATTTCGGCATCCGGACTTACTTCGACATGTTCCAGAAGATGGAGGACACCTTCAAGTTCTGCGCGGAGTGCAAGAAGCTCCCCGACGCTCTCCCTGACCCCAAAAGCCTCCGGCGATGCAAGAG GTGCCAGAACGTGTACTACTGCGGCGTGGCGTGCCAGCGTGCCAACTGGCCGCTGCACAAGAAGTTCTGCAAGAAGCTGAAGCTGGTGGCCCTGGACCGGCTGGTGGAGTGGCTCGTCTTCACAG GAGACATCCCCTTCCCCACAGAGACCTGGACAAGACCCGCCTGGGCCGTGGAGGGCTGGGACGACTGGTTCTCCATGCAGGAGCggctggaggagaagctgggCGCCATCCTGGCCGGGCGGTACATGACCCTCCTGTGGGCCAACGCCGGGAAGCCCCGGCCAGAGGACGGGGAGCTGCGTGAATCCGTCCGGCGGCTGGTCACCGACTTCCACTCGCGGCCTCTCACCATCGGCTTGGGACTGCGGCTGTTCGGCGTCGACCCCCTCGCCAAAGCCCTCACCGTGCACGTGGTGGGGGCGTCCCACGTCGAGACCCTCAACACCCGGCTGACGGACTACGATGAGCTGACGCAGATGTTCCCGGGGCACCGGGGCGTGGAGGTGGTGATGGTGGGGGTGGACGTGGTCGATGGCCCCATCATGAGGCCACCCCTGGCCACGCCGGCGCCCCGGGGAAGGGTCTATCTCAGCAGCTACAAGGGGCTCTACCATGACTTCTGGGAAAGCCACGTGGAGACCAAGCTGGCCGCCCGCCCCGATCTGGTGGTGGGCTTTCACCCGG GTTTCCACGCCTGCCCGGACCTGCTGGCGGGCTGGCTgcccaccctgctgctgctgcgggacTACCGCCTGCCCGCCCTCTTCACCGTGTACAG CGAGCAGGAGCTGAAGgcctccctgcagctcctggtggaACTCGAGCTGCACATCATGGGCTACGCCAGCAACCCCTTCGCCTCGCTCCGCCCCGAGCAGGTCTACTCCAGCCCCAACAAGGCGCCCGTCTACTGCAGCTCCCACTACATTGCCCTGCTGGGGCCGGCGGCAGCGGCTGTGCCGGGTGCCGAGGAGCTGGAGGATGGTGAtggctggcagggaggggagcccAGTGCCACCGGCACGGCTGGGGGCATcgccccagggctgggctga
- the LOC137674609 gene encoding cytoplasmic phosphatidylinositol transfer protein 1-like: protein MLVKEYRICMPLTTEEYRVGQLYTISKHSHQESEKGEGVEVVKNEPHEDPVHGPGQFTEKRVHLSSKLPSWARAVTPRIFYITEKAWNYYPYTITEYTCSFLPKFSIYIETKYEDNCGDSENIFRSEKILGDHEVSFLDIAFDEIPERYYRSLEDPRVFSSAKTGRGPLREGWRQHTRPIMCSYKLVSVKFEVWGLQTRVEQFVHKVIRDILLIGHRQAFAWVDEWCGMTLEEVRCYERETQEATNELIGLVAPAIAVSEVGQPPATRSAPASAPSTPLGDEAPDFLAPPKTRPRKKSAPETLTLPALRERTGAE, encoded by the exons ATGCTGGTCAAGGAGTACCGCATCTGCATGCCCCTCACCACCGAGGAg TACCGCGTGGGGCAGCTCTACACCATCAGCAAGCACAGTCACCAGGAGAGCGAGAAGGGCGAGGGCGTGGAGGTGGTGAAGAACGAGCCCCACGAGGACCCCGTCCACGGCCCCGGCCAGTTCACCGAGAAGCGCGTCCACCTCTCCAG CAAGCTGCCGAGCTGGGCGCGGGCAGTGACCCCCCGCATCTTCTACATCACGGAGAAGGCCTGGAACTACTACCCCTACACCATCACCG AGTACACG TGCTCCTTCCTGCCCAAGTTCTCCATCTACATCGAGACCAAGTACGAGGACAACTGCGGGGACAGCGAGAAC atCTTCCGCAGCGAGAAGATCCTGGGTGACCACGAGGTCTCCTTCCTGGACATCGCCTTCGACGAGATCCCCGAGCGCTACTACCGCAGCCTGGAG GACCCCCGTGTGTTCAGCTCGGCCAAGACGGGCCGGGGGCCGCTGCGGGAGGGCTGGCGCCAGCACACGCGGCCCATCATGTGCTCCTACAAACTGGTGAGCGTCAAGTTCGAGGTGTGGGGGCTGCAGACGCGGGTGGAGCAGTTCGTGCACAAG GTGATCCGGGACATCCTGCTGATCGGGCACCGGCAGGCCTTCGCCTGGGTGGACGAGTGGTGCG GGATGACGCTGGAGGAGGTGCGGTGCTACGAGCGGGAGACGCAGGAGGCCACCAACGAGCTCATCGGCCTGGTGGCACCCGCCATCGCGGTCAGCGAGgtggggcagcccccggccacGCGCTCGGCCCCCGCCAGcgccccctccacccccctcGGCGACGAGGCCCCCGATTTCCTCGCTCCCCCCAAGACTCGCCCACGCAAGAAGTCAGCACCGGAGACCCTGACGCTGCCCGCGCTGCGGGAACGCACCGGCGCCGAGTGA